A window of Flavobacterium flavigenum contains these coding sequences:
- the rpsR gene encoding 30S ribosomal protein S18 codes for MATLQQSASGKKDGDIRYLTPLNIETNKTKKYCRFKKSGIKYIDYKDADFLLKFVNEQGKILPRRLTGTSLKYQRKVSVAVKRARHLALMPYVADLLK; via the coding sequence ATGGCAACATTACAACAATCTGCTTCAGGAAAAAAAGACGGGGATATCAGATATCTAACGCCTTTAAACATAGAAACTAACAAAACTAAAAAATATTGTCGTTTCAAAAAATCAGGAATCAAATATATCGATTATAAAGATGCTGATTTCTTATTGAAATTTGTTAATGAGCAAGGAAAAATTCTTCCTCGTCGTTTAACAGGAACTTCATTAAAATACCAAAGAAAAGTGTCTGTAGCTGTAAAAAGAGCTCGTCACTTAGCTTTAATGCCATACGTGGCCGATTTATTAAAATAG